In the genome of Entelurus aequoreus isolate RoL-2023_Sb linkage group LG08, RoL_Eaeq_v1.1, whole genome shotgun sequence, one region contains:
- the LOC133655109 gene encoding glyceraldehyde-3-phosphate dehydrogenase-like: MVKIGINGFGRIGRLVTRAAATGGKVEVAAINDPFIDLDYMVYMFKYDSTHGVWKHGEVKAEGGQLVIGSMHITVFHERDPTNIKWSGAGVDYVVESTGVFTTIEKASAHLKGGAKRVVISAPSADAPMFVMGVNHEKYDNSMQVVSNASCTTNCLAPLAKVINDNFGIVEGLMSTVHAITATQKTVDGPSGKLWRDGRGASQNIIPASTGAAKAVGKVVPELNGKLTGMAFRVPTPNVSVIDLTVRLEKAAKYEDIKKVVKAAADGPMKGILGYTEDQVVSTDFNSDPHSSIFDAGAGIALNDNFVKLVSWYDNEFGYSNRVCDLVLHMFTKE, from the exons ATGGTGAAGATCGGCATCAACGG ATTCGGGCGTATAGGGCGCCTGGTGACGCGGGCGGCCGCCACAGGAGGCAAAGTGGAGGTGGCGGCCATCAATGACCCCTTCATCGACCTGGACTACATG gtGTACATGTTCAAGTATGACTCCACGCACGGCGTGTGGAAGCACGGCGAGGTGAAGGCGGAGGGCGGCCAGCTGGTGATCGGCAGCATGCACATCACGGTCTTCCACGA GAGGGACCCCACAAACATCAAGTGGAGCGGCGCCGGTGTGGACTATGTGGTAGAGTCCACCGGCGTCTTCACCACCATCGAGAAGGCCTCG GCTCACTTGAAGGGCGGGGCCAAAAGGGTGGTGATCTCCGCCCCCAGCGCCGACGCTCCTATGTTCGTCATGGGCGTCAATCACGAGAAGTACGACAACTCCATGCAGGTGGTCAG caacgcttcCTGTACTACCAACTGCCTGGCGCCGCTCGCCAAGGTCATCAACGACAACTTTGGCATCGTTGAGGGTCTCATG AGCACCGTGCACGCCATCACCGCCACGCAGAAGACAGTGGACGGTCCCTCCGGAAAGCTGTGGCGAGACGGACGCGGCGCCTCCCAGAACATCATCCCTGCTTCCACCGGCGCCGCCAAAGCCGTGGGCAAGGTGGTCCCCGAGCTGAATGG GAAGTTGACTGGCATGGCTTTCCGTGTCCCCACCCCCAACGTGTCCGTCATCGACCTAACCGTGCGCCTGGAGAAGGCG GCCAAGTATGAAGACATCAAGAAGGTGGTCAAGGCCGCCGCAGACGGTCCCATGAAGGGAATTCTGGGATACACAGAGGACCAG GTGGTGTCCACAGACTTCAACAGCGACCCGCACTCCTCCATCTTTGACGCCGGCGCCGGCATCGCCCTCAACGACAACTTTGTCAAGCTGGTGTCCTG GTACGACAACGAGTTTGGCTACAGCAACCGCGTGTGTGACCTGGTTCTACACATGTTCACCAAGGAGTGA